GCCCCAGTTTTTGGGCAAACCTTGGGGGTATTTTTCATTAAATTCGTAGACACCTTCAGTGGTCAGCGCATTCAACGCGGCGATAGCGTTCTGCGGCAGCTGCGGGTTGCCACTCAGCAACGACAGGAAATCGGCGAACAAGGTGGCGACCGCTTCGGCAGCGCGTTCCGGGAGGCGTCCGGGCGTCAGTGCCTTGCGCAGGAAGTCCGCCAGTTCCGAGCCGTGGTTCGGTCCGCTGACCGACGTCACCGACGCTACGATTTGCGGCGCTATCGCTGCGGCATAACGTGCGGCCAGTGCCCCCTGGCTGTGCCCGATCAGGTTGACCTTTTCTGCACCGGTACCCTCCAGCACGCGTTCGATCTGTGCCAAAAGCTGTTCACCGCGTGCTTCGTTGGTATGGGTAGCCGACAGGTGAGGTATGAACACCCTGGCGCCGTCGCTGCGCAGTGCTTGCTTGATGTCCTGGAAGAGTTCGAACGGGCCGATCCGGTCGAAACCGAACAGGCCGTGAACCAGCAGGATGGGATAGAGAGTGCTTGCATTCCGTTGCATGTTCGTACCTTTTCGCGGGAGTTCGAGGAAGTGTTCGGGCCTCACTCTAAAGCACTCGGGCGTTCGCGCGATGTCTGAAAATGCCGCGGTGAAGGGGTGAAAAACGGAATAGGTAAGGTAGGAATACTCGAATCAGCAGGAGGCTTTTTTCGGAATGCCCGGACGTCCTTTAACCGGAGGTAGCGCAGAGTTCTGCAATGCCCTACCTCCGACATGTCATTTGCCTGTCATACCGCTCGCAACCGTTCCGCCGCCGACCGCAACAACGCTTCCGTCCCGTCCCATCCCAGACAACCATCCGTTACCGAAACGCCATACCGCAGCGTCGGGCTCAACGGCTGGCACCCCTCGAACAAGTGACTCTCGATCATCATCCCGATCAGCGAGCGATCACCTTGCAGACGCTGCTCAAGCACATCGTTGAACACCGCCGGTTGACGCAGCGGGTCTTTGCCGCTGTTGGCGTGGCTGCAGTCGACCATGATCCGTGCCGGGATCTTCAGTTTGGCCAAGTCGCTGTTCACTTGGGCGACGCTGTCGCGGTCGTAGTTCGGGCCGCGATGGCCGCCGCGCAGTACCAGGTGCGTATCAGGATTGCCCGGGGTCTGAATGATCGCCGGATGCCCCTGACTGTCGACACCGAAATGCCGATGCGGATGGGCTGCCGAGCGCATGGCGTCGCTGGCAACGCCGACGCCGCCATCGGTGCCGTTCTTGAAGCCGACCGGCATGCTCAGGCCACTGGCCATTTCCCGGTGGATCTGCGACTCGGTGGTGCGAGCGCCAATGGCCACCCAGCTGAGCAGGTCGTCGAAGTAACCGGCGGCCATCGGCTGCAACAGTTCGGTGGCGACCGGTAAACCCAGCTGGAGTATTTCGCGCATCAGCTCGCGGGACAGGGTCAGGCCACCGGCCATGTCATCGCTGCCATCCAGGTGCGGGTCGTAGGCCAGGCCTTTCCAGCCAACCGTGGTTCGGGGTTTTTCGACGTAGGCGCGCATCACCAGCAGCATCTCGTCGCTGACTTCGGTGGCGAGGCGGGCGAGGTTGCTCGCGTATTCGAGGGCGGAGCGGGGATCGTGAATCGAGCAAGGGCCGACGATGACCAGCAAACGGGAATCTTCACCGTTGAGGATCGCGCGGACCGCGTCGCGGTGGGCGGCGACTTGGCGAGTCAGGGCGTTGCTGAGGGGCAGTTGCTGTTTGAGTTGCAATGAGCTTGGCAGACGCAGGGTCAGCGCTTCATTGGCAGGGCTCAGGGTAGACAGCGGCAGAGCAGAGACGGACGAGTTCATATTCAGGCTTCCTGGGCGGGCGGCGGGTTTGTTCCCGCACGCTCGGCCCTACTGGGGTGTTCGACAATTGGCCGGATTGGCTGCGTGTGTGTGCTTGCCACCTGTGGGTGACCGATCGGAGGCGGCAGGCTGTCCCGAGCGGAGGCTGCTAAATCGCCAGGCGGTAAAACTGTCGTAACGGTAATAAGTGGCGTAGTTCATGTCGTGAATCCTCGAGTTGTCTGGTTATTGCTGAAAAGTGTCTGGGGCTGAAAAAACAAAACCCCCGGTCGGGAGGCCGACCGGGGGTTGAGAATTCTCTGGTGGCGACCCGTTTAAAATGGGCGCCGTGTGGGTATCAGGCGCGCCAGTGGCTAAACCAATACCCAAAATAAAAGCTGAC
This DNA window, taken from Pseudomonas fluorescens NCIMB 11764, encodes the following:
- a CDS encoding esterase/lipase family protein; this translates as MQRNASTLYPILLVHGLFGFDRIGPFELFQDIKQALRSDGARVFIPHLSATHTNEARGEQLLAQIERVLEGTGAEKVNLIGHSQGALAARYAAAIAPQIVASVTSVSGPNHGSELADFLRKALTPGRLPERAAEAVATLFADFLSLLSGNPQLPQNAIAALNALTTEGVYEFNEKYPQGLPKNWGGKGREQVNGVRYYSWSGTLQGTALDEGLDALDPLNGFARAFSRYFTTEADQNDGMVGRFSSHLGKVIRSDYPLDHLDSINQTAGRVRKGINPIDLYVQHAERLRKAGL
- a CDS encoding 3-deoxy-7-phosphoheptulonate synthase is translated as MNSSVSALPLSTLSPANEALTLRLPSSLQLKQQLPLSNALTRQVAAHRDAVRAILNGEDSRLLVIVGPCSIHDPRSALEYASNLARLATEVSDEMLLVMRAYVEKPRTTVGWKGLAYDPHLDGSDDMAGGLTLSRELMREILQLGLPVATELLQPMAAGYFDDLLSWVAIGARTTESQIHREMASGLSMPVGFKNGTDGGVGVASDAMRSAAHPHRHFGVDSQGHPAIIQTPGNPDTHLVLRGGHRGPNYDRDSVAQVNSDLAKLKIPARIMVDCSHANSGKDPLRQPAVFNDVLEQRLQGDRSLIGMMIESHLFEGCQPLSPTLRYGVSVTDGCLGWDGTEALLRSAAERLRAV